In one window of Deinococcus cellulosilyticus NBRC 106333 = KACC 11606 DNA:
- a CDS encoding non-ribosomal peptide synthetase: MSVQSNPSTIDIQQSAFYIQHHLTIAGFRRQLQGLPAGALVQVQAHKSHQLVCLLLALYDCRLPFVLSDPEAFSVPSVVHSVIRLQDEHIGIEHNPQHNGFLEADLMYLVRTSGSTGQPKHVLVSRTAYTSLLNKLQRFLVQQGIQIEQQVSCVNVAFGYFMFDLALQILCAPRTLFLDTPAALPEAWDHLKSGNWHLSITPSTLLDHPFHQLEGCRLWLSGEPIGPAVAHCIETRQLLRHHRMWVSFATTETGGQISLGELQAGQELVGACGTLLPGVTLELHEDHTMVRTDSLFSGYLLPDGQVQVPAGGFICPDVLTFQQNQLYFLGRNDGTQKRHGLFTNHDQREQGLLRGLEQYPMFAHRRTIADATYLVAVALVPAEEQAGVYRWIQQQPHLQPDALFLVEGLFRNNNHKAVDPISHFQNQAPLSLQAFLQVACACLLVPDMDPSQGLLDVGADSLRVLILARLLSDVYGKPIDFLTLVEHPTFKDLHHHLSHSSF, encoded by the coding sequence ATGTCTGTTCAGTCCAACCCATCCACCATTGACATCCAACAGTCGGCTTTTTACATCCAGCACCACCTGACAATTGCAGGTTTTCGCAGGCAGTTGCAGGGTCTGCCCGCAGGAGCCCTGGTGCAGGTGCAGGCACACAAAAGCCATCAACTGGTCTGCTTGCTGCTGGCTTTGTATGACTGCAGGTTGCCTTTTGTGCTCAGTGACCCTGAAGCTTTTTCTGTTCCCAGCGTGGTTCATTCGGTGATCCGCTTGCAGGATGAACACATCGGCATCGAACACAATCCACAACACAATGGCTTCCTTGAAGCAGACCTGATGTACCTTGTGAGAACCTCGGGTTCCACGGGCCAACCCAAGCATGTGCTGGTCAGCAGGACAGCGTACACTTCCCTGCTCAACAAGCTGCAGAGGTTTCTGGTTCAGCAGGGCATTCAAATTGAACAACAGGTCAGTTGTGTGAATGTGGCCTTTGGTTACTTCATGTTCGACCTGGCCCTGCAGATCCTCTGTGCTCCCAGAACGCTCTTTCTGGACACCCCTGCCGCATTGCCTGAAGCCTGGGACCACCTGAAGTCAGGCAACTGGCACCTGTCCATCACGCCATCCACTTTGCTGGATCATCCTTTTCACCAGTTGGAAGGATGCCGTCTGTGGCTGAGCGGAGAACCCATCGGTCCGGCTGTGGCCCATTGCATTGAAACCCGGCAGTTGTTGCGGCACCACCGCATGTGGGTGAGTTTTGCCACCACCGAAACTGGAGGCCAGATCAGCCTGGGGGAACTTCAAGCTGGACAGGAGTTGGTGGGTGCATGTGGTACGTTGCTGCCGGGGGTCACTCTGGAGCTGCATGAGGACCACACCATGGTCCGCACAGACAGCCTTTTCAGCGGTTACCTGCTGCCAGATGGGCAGGTTCAAGTTCCCGCTGGTGGATTCATTTGCCCAGATGTGCTGACCTTTCAGCAAAATCAGCTGTACTTTCTGGGTCGCAACGATGGAACACAAAAACGCCATGGGTTGTTCACCAACCACGACCAAAGGGAACAGGGGTTGTTGAGGGGCCTGGAACAGTATCCAATGTTTGCCCATCGCAGAACCATTGCAGATGCCACATACCTGGTGGCTGTGGCCCTGGTGCCTGCCGAAGAACAGGCCGGGGTGTACCGTTGGATTCAGCAGCAACCGCACCTTCAACCCGATGCCCTGTTTCTGGTGGAAGGGCTGTTCAGAAACAACAACCACAAGGCTGTGGACCCCATATCACACTTTCAAAATCAGGCACCCTTGAGCTTGCAGGCTTTTCTCCAAGTGGCCTGCGCCTGCTTGTTGGTGCCTGATATGGACCCCTCTCAGGGACTGCTGGATGTTGGTGCCGATTCCCTGAGGGTGTTGATTCTGGCTCGACTGCTCTCAGATGTTTATGGAAAGCCCATTGACTTTTTGACCCTCGTTGAGCATCCCACTTTCAAAGATCTGCACCACCACCTCTCTCATTCTTCTTTTTGA
- a CDS encoding 6-pyruvoyl trahydropterin synthase family protein — protein MLTCIKEYKDIPFAHRQYRHEGHCAFIHGHNWNIKITFKAATLDQSGFVMDFGKLKPIRNWIDHHLDHACLLSSNDPLLDTLLAFNQQHHVFKLLVLEDVSCEGLAQHLWQVFSSILQQETGGRVAIHSIEVFENKSNAVVFTPQGVQG, from the coding sequence GTGCTGACTTGCATCAAAGAATACAAGGACATTCCCTTTGCACACCGTCAATACCGCCACGAAGGCCATTGTGCTTTCATCCACGGTCACAATTGGAACATCAAAATCACTTTCAAAGCCGCAACCCTGGACCAGAGTGGCTTTGTCATGGACTTTGGAAAGTTGAAACCCATCCGCAACTGGATCGATCATCACCTGGACCATGCCTGCCTGCTGTCCAGCAATGATCCATTGCTGGACACCCTGCTTGCGTTCAACCAGCAGCACCATGTTTTCAAGCTGCTGGTGCTGGAAGATGTGAGTTGCGAAGGCCTGGCCCAGCACCTGTGGCAAGTGTTTTCCAGTATTTTGCAGCAAGAAACAGGTGGCCGGGTGGCCATTCATTCCATTGAAGTTTTTGAGAACAAAAGCAACGCGGTGGTCTTCACTCCCCAGGGGGTCCAGGGATGA
- the folE gene encoding GTP cyclohydrolase I FolE, which translates to MTATHTVTFEEACKAIEVLLRHLGENPSREGLLDTPHRVVKAWQELVGGYHLDPHEILSTTFDLGDVEEGGALRHVNFVISKNLPFVSYCEHHMLPFEGEAHLAYVPQPGGRVVGLSKLARLLDAYARRFQVQERLTEQLAGTLDRALQPMGVAIMVEASHSCQCARGIRKKGRMVTTAYTGIFQMDAASRQEFLQLVKP; encoded by the coding sequence ATGACAGCCACACACACAGTGACTTTTGAAGAAGCCTGCAAAGCCATAGAAGTTCTGCTGCGGCATCTGGGAGAAAATCCATCTCGTGAAGGCCTGCTGGACACCCCTCACCGGGTGGTCAAAGCCTGGCAGGAACTGGTCGGTGGATACCACCTGGATCCCCACGAGATCCTGTCCACCACTTTTGATCTGGGCGATGTGGAAGAAGGTGGTGCTCTGCGCCACGTCAACTTCGTGATCAGCAAGAACCTGCCTTTCGTTTCCTACTGTGAACACCACATGTTGCCTTTTGAAGGGGAAGCCCACCTGGCCTATGTTCCCCAGCCTGGGGGACGGGTGGTTGGCCTCAGCAAACTGGCCCGCCTGCTTGATGCTTATGCCCGGCGTTTTCAGGTGCAAGAACGCCTCACTGAACAGCTGGCCGGGACCCTGGACAGGGCCCTTCAGCCGATGGGGGTGGCCATCATGGTGGAAGCCTCTCACAGTTGCCAGTGTGCCCGTGGCATCCGCAAAAAAGGACGAATGGTCACCACTGCCTACACGGGCATCTTTCAGATGGATGCAGCCAGCCGCCAGGAATTCCTACAACTGGTGAAACCATGA
- a CDS encoding LLM class flavin-dependent oxidoreductase encodes MQGLSTIIDYYDQSRHHQGALVYHNLHTLNVWSVTSHVLAHSSKLRPLVAVQPHAAPPVTVAQQVWSLAELHGRAVDLNLVTGSNPQDFQILGEHLEHGDLYVRLAEHGHALQSLLDDRVSPPVRPALYPYAFEKLKYTLPASLRPNFYVAGISSDAQKLGIQLRAVNFTNPEPLAGWSLFLSTLQERLPTFRHALRVGLVVRPTESEAWQVARARFPTSNKGKVDAFFRSRSTSEWLKRSAILALQNVQDGPFWMGAFLSGQAHCPYLVGTPHQVAELLRQYQKLGCEALLIDTPFEPQDFEHVEAMLDLLFTKTPQVAVANMNHQNLEVP; translated from the coding sequence TTGCAGGGCCTGTCCACCATCATTGATTATTACGACCAGTCGCGTCACCACCAGGGGGCACTGGTGTACCACAACCTTCACACCCTCAATGTCTGGTCTGTCACCAGCCATGTGCTGGCTCACTCAAGCAAGTTGCGTCCTCTGGTTGCCGTGCAACCCCATGCTGCGCCACCTGTGACTGTGGCACAACAGGTGTGGTCTCTCGCAGAGTTGCATGGGAGGGCTGTGGATCTGAACCTGGTGACTGGCTCAAATCCACAGGATTTTCAGATCCTGGGGGAACACCTGGAGCATGGTGACTTGTATGTCCGCCTGGCGGAACATGGACATGCATTGCAGAGTTTGCTGGATGACAGGGTTTCCCCCCCTGTCAGGCCAGCCCTGTATCCCTATGCCTTTGAGAAGTTGAAGTATACCCTTCCAGCAAGCCTGAGACCCAATTTTTATGTTGCAGGGATCTCCAGTGATGCCCAGAAGCTCGGCATCCAGCTCAGGGCAGTGAATTTCACCAACCCTGAGCCTCTTGCAGGGTGGTCCCTTTTTCTGAGCACCCTGCAAGAACGCCTGCCCACATTCCGACATGCCCTGCGAGTGGGGCTGGTGGTTCGACCCACCGAAAGTGAGGCCTGGCAGGTGGCCCGAGCCCGGTTCCCCACCAGCAACAAAGGAAAAGTGGATGCTTTTTTTCGTTCCCGTTCAACCTCAGAGTGGCTGAAACGCTCGGCCATTCTGGCCTTGCAGAATGTCCAGGATGGCCCCTTCTGGATGGGTGCCTTCCTGTCCGGTCAGGCACATTGTCCTTACCTGGTGGGTACTCCTCATCAGGTCGCCGAACTGTTGAGGCAATACCAGAAACTGGGTTGCGAAGCCCTGCTGATTGATACCCCTTTTGAACCACAGGATTTTGAGCATGTTGAGGCAATGCTGGACCTGTTGTTTACAAAAACACCTCAAGTTGCTGTTGCAAACATGAACCACCAGAACCTGGAGGTTCCGTGA
- a CDS encoding glycosyltransferase family 4 protein, translating into MNILHLTTEYPPHIWGGMGRSVPRLCAAQARAGHQVTVLVYEYLQNRQQVEIEFRQHCRIVRVPSLDLSLLQAHLDFSGFDIINCHIFFFAPLLQQLGLPFVYTVRSIEALDLKKRGVTPSADHLKNMDMQKQLVEMAAHLVVCSEAERQHVQAYFPDSAPISVVPNGYEVEAGRKMNQRSFARPLKKLLFVGRFTERKGIDILLGAYALLLKERPEVQLTIVGGNSGMNDRLFLSKLIEGVDASLLGRVQYTGWLDDEQRLDEIYRDHDVLVVPSTYEPFGNIVLEGFATGIPVVASNIGGPAEIISHQWTGWLFQNADVQDLKNSLMEVLDCPPRQLEAITRNAQQALLQHYDWKSVATQTLQVYSVLLRTPVLPS; encoded by the coding sequence GTGAACATTCTGCACCTCACCACCGAATACCCCCCTCACATCTGGGGGGGCATGGGACGAAGCGTACCCCGACTTTGTGCTGCCCAGGCCCGAGCAGGCCATCAGGTGACTGTCTTGGTTTATGAATACCTGCAAAACCGTCAACAGGTGGAAATTGAATTCCGCCAGCACTGCCGGATTGTTCGGGTTCCAAGCCTGGACCTGAGCTTGTTACAGGCTCACCTGGACTTCTCAGGTTTTGACATCATCAACTGCCACATTTTCTTCTTCGCCCCATTGCTGCAACAGCTTGGGCTTCCTTTTGTGTACACTGTGCGTTCCATTGAGGCACTGGATCTGAAAAAACGTGGGGTCACGCCCAGCGCGGATCACCTGAAAAACATGGACATGCAAAAGCAACTTGTTGAAATGGCTGCACACCTTGTGGTGTGCAGTGAAGCTGAAAGACAGCATGTGCAGGCATATTTCCCAGATTCTGCACCCATCTCTGTGGTTCCAAACGGGTACGAGGTGGAGGCAGGCAGGAAAATGAACCAGAGGTCTTTTGCACGACCTTTAAAGAAATTGCTTTTTGTGGGGCGGTTCACCGAGAGAAAAGGCATCGACATTCTGCTTGGTGCCTACGCATTGCTGCTGAAAGAAAGGCCCGAAGTGCAACTGACCATTGTGGGAGGCAATTCGGGCATGAATGACAGGCTCTTTCTGAGCAAATTGATTGAAGGGGTGGATGCCAGTCTGCTGGGGCGGGTTCAGTACACCGGCTGGCTGGACGATGAGCAACGACTCGATGAGATCTATCGAGACCATGATGTGCTGGTGGTGCCCAGCACCTATGAACCTTTCGGAAACATTGTCCTGGAGGGCTTTGCAACTGGTATTCCGGTGGTGGCAAGCAACATCGGTGGCCCAGCCGAGATCATCAGCCATCAGTGGACTGGGTGGCTGTTCCAAAATGCCGATGTCCAGGACTTGAAAAACAGTTTGATGGAAGTGCTCGATTGTCCCCCCAGGCAGCTTGAAGCCATCACACGCAATGCACAGCAGGCACTGTTGCAACATTATGATTGGAAATCTGTGGCAACCCAGACGTTGCAGGTCTACAGTGTTCTGTTGAGAACCCCAGTGCTGCCTTCCTGA
- a CDS encoding ABC transporter ATP-binding protein — MQYSLNNTNFSSLIKQILRRNPGFVVALLLWSVFWSGLMSTTPLILREIINAISSGPGIDLSKISWLFVAYVAAQELLNVAWRVWDYVKLKYTLTITRDLNNSVFSTIFGYSRQYFLQHSSGSLTRKVGALSDNIQSLFGLSENITPRVVGVVVTATILSFTNPYYGLFFVLWSGFFIWLSIYASKRSMPYSEAVAEASAQKDSNLVDALSNAVTVKLFGGEQLEAGRFGKVMDGFLKAERDLQMFFLKIRYLQGLSVALMIAALFATYHHNLKSGQATPGDVAFILAISLNMVWEVWLIGSQLSGASKVVGACVNALHAVTQDAIEEPRGNSLAEVSQGRITLSQVHFNYPESPDVLKNIHLDVLPCEHIGIVGESGSGKTTLIHLLSGLYNNYRGSIKIDGQEIREMDRQALLKHISIIPQDVSLFNRTVRENILYGKVSATEEELHAVLDMANARFVLDLPQGLDTVVGERGNLLSGGQKQRIAIARAIIKKSKIIILDEATSALDSHSESKIVDIVNHAFVDRTVLVVAHRLSTIQKMDRIIVMQQGQVVSVGTHTELRQSSALYDELVEKQKIL, encoded by the coding sequence ATGCAGTATTCCCTGAACAATACGAATTTCTCCAGTCTGATCAAGCAAATCCTGCGGCGCAACCCGGGCTTTGTGGTGGCGTTGTTGTTGTGGTCTGTTTTCTGGTCTGGTTTGATGTCGACCACTCCCCTGATCTTGCGAGAAATCATCAATGCCATTTCTTCCGGGCCAGGCATCGATCTTTCAAAAATCAGCTGGCTGTTCGTTGCCTATGTGGCTGCCCAGGAATTGCTCAATGTGGCCTGGCGGGTGTGGGATTATGTCAAACTGAAATACACCCTCACCATCACCCGTGACCTCAACAACAGTGTTTTCTCCACCATTTTCGGTTACTCACGGCAGTATTTTCTGCAGCACTCCAGTGGCTCCCTGACCCGCAAGGTGGGTGCTCTCTCAGACAACATACAATCTCTTTTTGGCCTCAGTGAGAACATCACTCCACGTGTGGTGGGTGTGGTTGTGACTGCAACAATTCTTTCGTTCACCAACCCTTATTATGGTCTGTTTTTTGTGCTGTGGTCCGGGTTCTTCATCTGGCTGTCGATTTATGCCAGCAAAAGGTCCATGCCTTATTCTGAAGCCGTTGCTGAAGCATCTGCCCAGAAAGACAGCAACCTGGTTGATGCCCTGTCCAACGCAGTGACGGTGAAATTGTTTGGCGGAGAACAGCTGGAAGCAGGACGGTTTGGGAAGGTGATGGATGGTTTCTTGAAAGCGGAACGAGACCTGCAGATGTTCTTTCTGAAAATCCGATATCTGCAAGGCCTGTCTGTGGCTTTGATGATTGCTGCCTTGTTTGCCACCTACCACCACAACCTGAAATCCGGTCAGGCCACTCCTGGAGATGTGGCTTTTATTCTGGCAATTTCTCTCAACATGGTGTGGGAAGTGTGGCTGATTGGCAGCCAACTCAGTGGAGCCAGCAAAGTGGTGGGGGCATGTGTCAATGCCCTGCATGCCGTCACACAGGATGCGATTGAAGAACCCAGGGGGAACAGTCTGGCTGAGGTCTCACAAGGACGCATCACCCTTTCACAGGTGCACTTCAATTACCCAGAAAGTCCAGATGTGCTGAAAAACATTCACCTTGATGTTCTTCCCTGTGAACACATCGGCATTGTCGGAGAAAGTGGCTCAGGCAAAACCACCCTGATCCATTTGCTCTCAGGCCTCTACAACAACTACCGGGGTTCCATCAAAATTGATGGTCAGGAAATCCGTGAGATGGATCGGCAGGCATTGTTGAAGCACATTTCCATCATTCCCCAGGATGTTTCGCTGTTCAACCGCACCGTTCGTGAGAACATCCTCTATGGCAAGGTCAGCGCCACCGAGGAAGAACTGCATGCAGTTCTTGATATGGCAAATGCCAGGTTTGTGCTGGATTTGCCTCAGGGACTCGACACCGTGGTTGGCGAACGGGGCAACCTGCTTTCAGGAGGTCAAAAGCAACGCATTGCGATTGCACGTGCCATCATCAAGAAATCCAAGATCATCATTCTGGATGAAGCCACGTCTGCCCTGGATTCCCACTCTGAAAGTAAAATTGTTGACATTGTCAACCATGCCTTTGTTGACCGGACTGTGCTGGTCGTGGCCCACCGTCTGTCCACCATTCAGAAAATGGACCGGATCATTGTGATGCAGCAAGGTCAGGTGGTGTCTGTTGGAACCCACACAGAACTCCGTCAGAGTTCAGCACTCTATGATGAACTGGTTGAGAAGCAAAAGATCCTGTGA
- a CDS encoding 4'-phosphopantetheinyl transferase family protein → MRSIETPPPTVTPAVCTLKVVLTLCSADVAPRTVVQRVIHQHCSPQAWDLEHDRQGRPWLMLPERKPISISHTSSMVAVVFSDGLHVGVDVEKIRCLPTRLVSGFLTSSGFFDPLDLNRLHHLHGTHAELATWTLFEAIVKADGRGIHQAEGNITLHPQPTGVWLTRYARRDCVVRWIYSDQHVCCLAVEVPPSDTQVRIRCCLQEMHTWTGAENLSGSSGFSVLWSREFDLLG, encoded by the coding sequence GTGAGATCCATCGAAACACCACCCCCCACTGTCACGCCAGCGGTCTGCACCCTTAAAGTGGTGTTGACCCTGTGCAGTGCAGATGTTGCACCTCGCACTGTGGTGCAACGTGTGATTCACCAGCATTGTTCTCCTCAGGCCTGGGACCTGGAGCATGACCGTCAGGGACGTCCCTGGCTGATGCTGCCAGAAAGGAAGCCCATCAGCATCAGCCACACCTCCAGCATGGTTGCAGTGGTTTTTTCTGATGGTTTGCATGTTGGCGTGGATGTCGAAAAAATCCGATGCCTTCCCACCCGACTGGTCAGTGGATTTCTAACCAGCAGTGGTTTTTTTGATCCACTGGACCTCAATAGGCTGCATCATCTCCATGGTACACATGCAGAACTCGCCACCTGGACCCTTTTTGAAGCCATTGTCAAAGCGGATGGAAGAGGGATTCATCAGGCAGAGGGGAACATCACCCTGCACCCCCAGCCCACCGGGGTTTGGTTGACCCGTTATGCCAGACGTGACTGTGTGGTGCGATGGATCTACTCGGATCAACATGTTTGCTGCCTGGCTGTGGAAGTGCCCCCGTCTGACACCCAGGTGCGCATCAGGTGCTGTCTGCAGGAGATGCACACCTGGACAGGTGCTGAGAACCTTTCAGGCAGCTCAGGTTTCTCGGTTTTGTGGAGCCGGGAATTTGACCTGCTGGGCTGA
- a CDS encoding beta-ketoacyl-ACP synthase III, giving the protein MNVGITALATHLPAKRLSNDDLSKIMDTSDEWIYSRTGIKQRFVAAEHEYTSTLAIQTVAKLDPEALKDVDLVIVATATPDAYFPSVAALVQDHFKLKAAAFDLSAACAGWVYALNVGVSQIQSGISRKALVIGAETLSKITNWEDRTTAVLFGDGAGAAILEEVPEPYGFKSFAWGTDGSGGKHLHAGATSRVLPSGDPMQVHIVQNGREVFKFATRVIPEAIQVAVEKAGLRVEDLDRIVPHQANARIIESAADRLGLDINKFVISLHEHANNSSATIPLALEYGVREGLVHKGDTIALAGFGGGLTWASGVLVWGH; this is encoded by the coding sequence ATGAATGTTGGAATCACTGCCCTCGCCACCCACCTGCCCGCGAAACGCCTGAGCAACGATGACCTCTCAAAAATCATGGACACCAGCGACGAATGGATTTACAGCCGCACAGGCATCAAACAGCGATTTGTCGCTGCCGAGCATGAGTACACCAGCACCCTGGCCATTCAGACGGTTGCAAAACTGGACCCTGAGGCCCTCAAAGACGTGGACCTGGTGATTGTTGCCACTGCAACTCCAGATGCTTACTTTCCCTCGGTTGCCGCTCTGGTTCAGGACCACTTCAAACTCAAAGCCGCTGCTTTTGACCTCTCTGCAGCCTGTGCAGGGTGGGTCTACGCCCTGAATGTGGGGGTGAGTCAGATCCAGAGTGGCATCAGCCGCAAAGCCCTGGTGATTGGCGCAGAGACCCTCTCTAAAATCACCAACTGGGAAGACCGCACCACTGCAGTGCTCTTTGGAGATGGAGCCGGAGCAGCCATCCTGGAAGAAGTCCCGGAGCCCTACGGTTTCAAGAGCTTCGCCTGGGGCACAGATGGGTCTGGTGGAAAGCACCTGCATGCCGGAGCCACCTCCCGGGTCCTTCCATCAGGCGATCCCATGCAGGTTCACATCGTCCAGAATGGCCGGGAGGTTTTCAAATTTGCCACACGGGTCATCCCAGAAGCCATCCAGGTTGCTGTAGAGAAAGCAGGCCTCCGCGTGGAGGACCTGGATCGAATCGTGCCCCATCAGGCAAATGCACGCATCATCGAATCTGCAGCAGATCGCCTTGGGCTGGACATCAACAAATTTGTGATCAGCCTGCATGAGCATGCCAACAACTCCAGTGCCACCATTCCTCTGGCCCTGGAGTACGGCGTCCGTGAAGGGCTCGTTCACAAAGGGGACACCATCGCACTGGCCGGATTCGGTGGAGGGCTCACCTGGGCTTCTGGGGTGCTGGTATGGGGTCATTGA
- a CDS encoding NUDIX hydrolase, which translates to MPSTLLNKILNTLKSRERVTLHLPEYRSAAVLVGFTDEENPRLLLTVRSLDLPSHQGQISFPGGKIEAGETIKEAALREAWEEVGLDPKVVQVHGLWDDTFTPLGFHVTPVIATLPANYPFALSSEVAEILLVPVADLLHLPPETLERQFKGRTHLIYTYPWKGHRIWGMTGRIIHGVLHPELHPREY; encoded by the coding sequence ATGCCCTCAACCCTGCTGAATAAAATCCTGAACACCCTGAAATCCCGTGAGCGTGTGACCCTGCACCTGCCTGAATACCGCAGTGCAGCTGTCCTTGTGGGTTTCACCGATGAAGAGAACCCACGCCTGCTGCTGACCGTGCGGTCTCTGGACCTTCCGAGCCACCAGGGCCAGATCAGTTTTCCGGGTGGCAAGATTGAGGCAGGGGAGACCATCAAAGAGGCCGCCCTCAGGGAAGCCTGGGAGGAGGTGGGCCTGGACCCGAAGGTGGTGCAGGTGCATGGCCTGTGGGACGACACTTTCACCCCTTTGGGTTTTCATGTCACCCCGGTGATTGCGACCCTTCCAGCGAATTATCCTTTTGCACTGTCCTCAGAAGTTGCAGAGATCCTGCTGGTTCCTGTTGCAGATCTTCTCCACTTGCCTCCAGAAACCCTGGAACGCCAGTTCAAAGGGCGCACCCACCTGATTTACACCTATCCCTGGAAAGGACACCGCATCTGGGGCATGACGGGCAGAATCATTCATGGGGTGTTGCACCCTGAGCTCCATCCCAGAGAGTACTGA
- a CDS encoding MazG family protein, with product MLDLMNIMRRLRAKDGCPWDQEQTHESLRPYMLEEAAEAVDAISKGDLQELKGELGDVLLQIAFHSVIAEESGTFSYAEVEQGICDKLIRRHPHVFGDTTVENAEEVTRNWQTIKTAENGGKEKHPLERIPSSLGALERSRQTMKALQEAKGTKDGVQQALQSAPESEEGVVQVLEAVIAWARSLDVNPEIALRARTEQRIAHALNPAE from the coding sequence ATGCTGGACCTGATGAACATCATGCGCCGCCTCCGGGCGAAAGACGGTTGTCCCTGGGACCAGGAGCAGACCCACGAATCCCTGCGCCCCTACATGCTCGAAGAGGCGGCAGAGGCCGTGGATGCCATCTCCAAAGGGGACCTGCAGGAACTGAAAGGTGAACTCGGAGACGTGCTCTTGCAGATCGCTTTTCACTCTGTGATCGCAGAAGAGTCAGGCACCTTCAGTTACGCAGAAGTGGAACAGGGCATCTGTGACAAACTCATTCGCCGCCATCCTCATGTCTTTGGTGACACCACTGTGGAGAATGCGGAAGAGGTCACCCGCAACTGGCAGACCATCAAAACCGCCGAAAACGGGGGCAAAGAGAAACACCCCCTGGAGCGCATTCCCAGCAGTCTTGGTGCACTGGAGCGGTCCAGGCAGACCATGAAAGCCCTGCAAGAAGCCAAAGGGACAAAGGATGGTGTGCAGCAAGCACTGCAGTCTGCTCCTGAATCTGAAGAGGGGGTCGTACAGGTCCTCGAAGCCGTGATTGCCTGGGCCAGAAGCCTGGACGTGAACCCCGAAATTGCCCTGCGTGCCCGCACCGAACAGCGAATTGCCCATGCCCTCAACCCTGCTGAATAA
- a CDS encoding helix-turn-helix domain-containing protein codes for MENTAPEPIPSTFAQRLRELIGDQSVSAFARKVGLGEALVRKYLNGAEPSLSRANQIASKANCSLEWLATGGGFRYRQAEVVDMAALELAIKYALQLSGQTDPHFKLDATMKLMVTLYQYLRATKKTDGSFDEEETLNFGRYIATICGV; via the coding sequence ATGGAAAACACTGCCCCTGAACCCATCCCCAGCACCTTCGCACAGCGCCTCAGAGAACTGATTGGAGACCAGAGCGTTTCCGCCTTCGCCCGCAAAGTGGGTCTGGGTGAGGCCCTGGTTCGCAAATACCTCAATGGGGCCGAGCCCAGCCTCTCCAGAGCCAACCAGATCGCCAGCAAAGCCAACTGCTCCCTGGAATGGCTGGCCACCGGAGGAGGTTTCCGATACCGCCAGGCAGAAGTCGTGGACATGGCGGCCCTGGAACTCGCCATCAAGTACGCCCTGCAACTCTCCGGGCAGACCGACCCCCACTTCAAACTGGACGCCACCATGAAACTGATGGTGACCCTGTACCAGTACCTGCGGGCCACCAAGAAGACAGATGGCAGCTTCGATGAGGAGGAAACCCTCAACTTCGGGCGGTACATCGCCACCATCTGCGGGGTCTGA
- a CDS encoding GlcG/HbpS family heme-binding protein, which yields MKHQLNLGDLEAQTAIQAIHQALVHRNQSAVIAVADSHGDLLALRRMDGAGLPSIQVATNKAYTAARLGEVTGDTGKASVTQGWSFSDYGELKYVGWDGGVPVWHQGQVVGAVAVSGLRPEEDRDLAEIGIQKHLEVEVLA from the coding sequence ATGAAACACCAGTTGAACCTGGGCGATCTTGAAGCCCAGACGGCCATCCAGGCCATTCATCAGGCATTGGTCCACAGAAACCAGTCAGCCGTCATTGCTGTCGCCGATTCACACGGCGACCTGCTGGCCCTGCGCAGAATGGACGGTGCAGGTCTCCCCTCCATTCAGGTGGCCACCAACAAGGCTTACACCGCTGCAAGGCTTGGAGAGGTCACTGGTGACACAGGAAAAGCGTCTGTCACCCAGGGCTGGAGTTTCAGTGACTACGGCGAACTGAAATACGTGGGCTGGGATGGTGGTGTGCCCGTGTGGCATCAGGGACAGGTGGTTGGTGCTGTGGCCGTCAGCGGTCTGCGTCCCGAAGAGGACCGTGATCTTGCCGAAATCGGCATCCAGAAACACCTTGAAGTGGAGGTGCTCGCATGA